The following proteins are encoded in a genomic region of Nymphalis io chromosome 8, ilAglIoxx1.1, whole genome shotgun sequence:
- the LOC126770188 gene encoding uncharacterized protein LOC126770188: MDSAVKNKSITQPKTMAELLPGLCGILSKDAVHTLTAKKQNRPTTIQSRTAEKALKPMTIAQMRGDILALRVQSPRKFALPTASAKKRHWNSSVKVENKSKSHTADGQMKYNSVRKVLNFQSKPKPPNTTRATMATSETITFPKPEIKAKKSLHIPSKNSVRISGICHIPETPVISNKVNKNRMTIQQQINKENNSYFANLNKKLAAPKLHNLKKLVTKPETPIANMSFKSNSDASFLEKEKEINEIEEKTKALAEEQTLENIAEVTPPVSTPFKEYRNVQEFFNHTAESDNSALYNDTIMCFEKMSVNNEIKREESVIVSLCDMLNKAAVTNSDKISTELEDLLEVEKQTEKNIKMIENGIKTLKHIKESQLKSLQFVRKLINEKRIQKVSESEKDKTLVQNNNELLKSEPCIKETNSETSPMLSRPSVIKVKSPSYKIPKKSLCMRKKVFHKSMPNVTDGMQTPIKSTDKAMNMYMEMKEKMNFLNTPLVKHCNIEPPDTPAVTSHNLQVQLDKLFNGS, from the exons AACAAAATCGACCCACTACGATTCAATCACGAACTGCTGAGAAAGCATTAAAACCAATGACTATTGCGCAAATGAGGGGTGATATATTAG CATTAAGAGTACAGTCACCTAGAAAATTTGCATTACCCACGGCTTCGGCTAAGAAAAGGCATTGGAATTCATCAGTGAAAGTTGAGAACAAAAGCAAAAGTCACACAGCAGATGGACAAATGAAGTATAATTCAGTTAGGAAAGTCCTTAATTTTCAATCTAAGCCAAAA ccACCTAATACTACCAGAGCAACAATGGCAACATCTGAAACTATTACATTTCCTAAACCAGAAATAAAAGCAAAGAAATCACTACATATTCCAA gcaAGAACAGTGTGAGGATTAGTGGAATATGTCATATACCGGAAACACCtgttatatcaaataaagttaataaaaaccgTATGACAATTCAGCAACAAATCAACAAGGAGAATAACTCATACTTTgctaatttaaacaaaaagctTGCAGCTCCTAAGCTCCACAATCTCAAAAAACTTGTTACCAAACCTGAAACACCAATTGCAAATATGTCATTTAAATCGAACAGCGATGCCAGCtttttagaaaaagaaaaagaaataaatgagaTAGAAGAGAAAACAAAAGCTCTGGCAGAAGAACAAACCTTGGAAAACATTGCAGAAGTAACACCACCTGTATCAACACCATTCAAAGAATACAGGAATGTTCAGGAATTTTTCAACCATACAGCTGAATCTGATAATTCAGCTCTGTACAATGACACAATTATGTGTTTTGAAAAAATGTCTGTCAACAACGAAATCAAGAGGGAAGAGAGTGTCATAGTTTCTCTTTGTGATATGTTAAATAAAGCTGCCGTTACAAACTCCGATAAGATCAGCACTGAACTCGAAGATTTACTTGAAGTGGAGAAGCAAAcagaaaagaatataaaaatgattgaaaatGGTATTAAAACATTGAAACACATCAAAGAATCACAACTTAAATCTTTGCAATttgtaagaaaattaataaatgaaaagaggATACAAAAAGTTTCCGAGAGTGAAAAGGATAAAACATTAGtccaaaataataatgaactaCTTAAAAGTGAGCCATgtataaaagaaacaaattcaGAAACAAGCCCTATGTTGAGCAGGCCATcggttataaaagtaaaatcacCATCttataaaatacctaaaaaaagTCTGTGCATGAGAAAAAAAGTATTTCACAAGTCTATGCCAAATGTAACTGATGGAATGCAAACTCCAATTAAGAGCACGGACAAAGCAATGAACATGTACATGGAAATGAAAGAGAAAATGAACTTCCTTAACACACCATTAGTGAAACATTGTAACATAGAACCCCCAGACACACCTGCCGTTACATCACACAATTTACAAGTGCAATTAGACAAACTATTCAATGGAAGCTAA